The DNA window TATCGCAAGCCGAAACGTAGCGAAGGTACGTAGATGCTTTCACAAACCCAGTCCAGACCAGCGGCAAAGCGTTGACCAAGCCAGCTCAGCAGGAACCCAAAGGGCCGCAACGGATAAACCAGTACGGAGAGAAATCGAAAGAAACCGGTGTGTGTATGTGAAAGGTGACTAGGAAGAACAAACATGCTTTCCCAGAGCGAGATCAGCAACATGGCGATCACCGCCATCGGGATCACGGCCATGAATTTGCCCATCACGCCAGAAACGAAGAACATCGGCGCGAACGCGATCACCGTGGTCGAGACAGAGGCCGTGACCGAAGGGAATACTTCCAGGGTGCCATCGAGCGCGGCTTTCTTGAGTGGTTTGCCCATCGCCTTATGGGCATGAATGTTCTCGCCGATCACAATTGCATCGTCGACGACGATGCCAAGTGCCATCAGAAAACTGAACAACGACAGCATGTTCAGTGTTTGGTCGCCGAGAGCCAAGATCGCACCGGAGCCAAGGATCGAAACCGGAATACCGAGGGCAACCCAAAACGCCAGACGCATTTCCAAGAACAGCGTCAGGACTAAAAAAACCAGTGCGAGTCCCTGCAGACCGTTGCGTTTCAAAAGATCCAGTCGTCCACGAACTTCGGTGCTGGTGTCATTCCACACCTCAAAACGATAACCGGCAGGAAGCTCTTTGTCGGCGACGTAGGCGTAGACATCATCGACCATCGCCAGCAAGTCTTCGCTCTTGGAACGTTCGACGTTGACAACCATGGCGGGTTCGCCGTTGATTTCACCGACGCGTGTGCTGTCTTCGAATTCATCGCGGACTTCGCCAAGATCGCCGATCGTCAGGACGACGCCATCGCCACGGGTGACCAAAGGGATCTTGCGAATCTCGTCGCCGACGCGGCCTTTGCTTTTCGCGCGAAGCAAGATCTCTTGGCCTTCTGTTTTCATCTGGCCGCCAGGCAGTTCGACGTTGCGTTGGCGGATGATCTGCGCGACTTGGTCCAGCGTCAAGTCATGGCTGCGAAGTGTTGCTTCGGGGATTTCAACGTCGATTTGGTAAGGACGCGTTCCCATGATCGAAGCCGTGGAAACGGTTGGCAGCATCAGCACGTCGTCGCGAATTCCTTCGGCGATTTCGCGAAGTTTCAATTCTTCTTCACGGGTGCGGACATTCGGGCCGATCACCCCGATTCGGATCGCGGCATCACGAAACGTAATCTGTTGGACTTGCGCGTCTTCGGCGAGGTCCGGGAAGCTGGGAATACGATCGACTTCACGGTCGATCTCCGACATCACTTTTTGCACATTGCGGACATCGGATCGCAATTCGGCGAGCACGTACGCGCCGCCTTCGCGAGCGATGGAGGTGACCTTTTTAACGCCGCTGATTGGGCGGATCGCTTCTTCGATCTTTTGGCAAATCGCTTCTTCGCTGTCCTTCGGTGTCGCCCCGGGATAAGGAACCGACACCATCACGACTTCCAGCTCAAACTCTGGAAACATTTCACGACGCATCAAGAATAAGCATGTCCCGCCGATCAGCATCAAGGCGATCATCAGGACGTTCATTCCGGGGGCGTTATCGATCGCCCATTTGACTGCGGTTTTCATGGCGTTTGTTCAGCCCTCGCTGGCAATCCGGCCGGAGGGATCGAATCCAATGGGGACACGACCACTTGGTCTCCGTCCGCCAGGTTGGATCGTTTGGCTTCACACACCCAGTAGCGTTCGGCGGTTTGCAGTGACGGCGCAAGGTTGGGGTCGCGTGTTTTTTCGCCCGCAACGCGAAGTGATTCGATGGGGTAGACGGTTTGCGAATAGGCAACCAGTCCCGGGATCCAATTCGCCGGATCGAACGACTCGCTTTCGGCGTCGGCCTCCGAAGCTGCGACCTCGGCATCATTCACGAGCGTGTCTTGAGCTTTGTCTTCAGGGGAGCTGCTTTGTCCGTCGGCGGTTTTCGCCGCCTCTTCGGCTGCTTTTTCAGCTGCCTCGATAGCCTCTTGAAGGACCTTGGGATCGGGTTGGAATTTCCAAACGCGGTTACCAGGCCGGAGGGCGCGAGCGGGAATCACCACCAAGTCTTCGGTGGGTTGGAGCTGCAATCGGACGCTGACAAACATGCCACGCAGCAGCGTGGTCGCGCGGTTTGCGGTTTGTTCGCGTCCATCGGCATCGACATAGTGAGCTGGGTCGTCAACGACGATTCGAACGGGCACCGTCCGCGTGTTGGGGTCGATGCCCACGCCGTCAAATGAAACCAGCGTTCCCTTCCAGCGTTGCGTGGCACCTTCGCGTCCGGCAACGCTGTACTCGATGATCGCCGGGGTGTCTGGAAGGTCATACCCGCGATAGGCGTCGGCGATGGGCGATTCCGTCGAAGCGTCTCGATTACCCTGCTCAATAACCCAATGAAGTTGGTCCATTCGCATATTAGCGATCACTTCTGACTTGGTCACGTTTTCGATGATGACCAGCGCCGTCCCACGATTGACAAAGTTATTCACGTCGGCTTGCTCGCTGACGATCACGCCGTCGATCGGAGCGTTGACGGTGCAACGTTGCAGATTGACCTCGGCAACCTTCAATTGTGTCGCGGCCAATTGTTCACTGGCTTCTAACTTTGAACGCCGACGGCGGAGCGTTTCGATTTGGTTTTCATAAGTGAGTAATTGCTGGGTGGCTGCGAGCAACGAACTTCGTGCTTTGTCCAGTTCGCTTTTGCTTCCGAACTGGCTAAGACGCTGTTGGCGTTCGACTTCTTGCTGCTGAAGGCGTACTTCTTGGCGAGCCACCTCGAGTGATTTTTGTGTGTTGATGATTTCCTGGTCGACCTCACCGAGTGCCCGGTATTCCTGTTCACGCTGACGAGTCAACCGTTCGACTTCGAGTTCATAGTCGGTTGAATCAATCCGCATGAGGAGGTCGCCGGCGCGGACGCGTTGGCCCGCTTCGCAGACGTTGCTCTTGAAGACGATTCGTCCGGCGACCTCGGCGGAGATCTGTGCTTCTTGGTAAGGAACCACGGTGCCATCGATGACCAGCTCGAGTTGTTGCCCGGTAGACTGGAGCGACACAATCGTTTCGGTCGTCACGGCGGCCAGGCTTTCCAGCACCGCGTCTGGTGAGGTGTCCGGTGGCGGAAGAGGCGTCGCACTGGCTTCGCCAAGTGCCTTCATGACGACGACTCCGGCGACCAGGAGAAGAATTGGAATCGCAACGTTGAACAAGATCCATTGGTCAAGTCGCGGGCGTTTCCTGCGTTCGTTGTTCTTCGTTGTCGCTTTCGTAGTCCCCGATTCTTCGCCGGCGACGCGTGAAGGTCCGGGGGACGGTTCAGAATGCCGCGGCTGATCGGCGGTGATTGTCTGATGATCTTCCATCATCTTCTGTGGGGCTTCGTCGGAATCATTCGTCTGTGCATCATGGTCCATCCGGAGATCGCTCAGTTTGTCGATAAGTTGAATAGGACGCTCGTTGTCGCATCCAATGCGACACACGGTAGTGATCGTTCTTGTTCGGTCCTTGATAGGACGCGGACCGATAATTGGGACGCTACCATCGCCAGATAGCATGGCATCGACGGCACTCCTGGACACTGTGATCGGGTAACCATGGCCAGCCGATACGTGAATCCGCGACGTCGATTTCCGAAGGTAGTCATCGTCCGGTTGGGGGTGTCATCGCCCTCGAAGGGTTCGGAAGGATGGGGTCGAAAATGTGTCTCTACGTTGACGTATTTCCTACCGCCGAGTTCGTGCTTTCTTACCCCTGTTCCAAATCTTTCTGTTTCTTTTTTAAGGGATACAAAAAAGTTTAGTTAGACGTCGATGGTTAACCTCCGAAGAAACTTTGTTCTGCCATTCGACGGATTTCTTGGTAGGTGGTTCCCGTTTCTTCGGAGAGTCGAAACGCATCGTCTGACTCAACCTTAATTCGCTCATCGCCTCCCGGAAGTCGCACCGCCTTTGCGGCGACCCGACCGAGCGGTGTTTCGACCGAGATCTCGCGGCGTGGCAAAATGTCTCGTTCGACCAGTCGGCGGCGGACGCCGATTGCCGATGTGTGGCGGAATATCAACTCCTCCATCGATGCTAGTCGATCGGGGGCGGCGATCACCGACAACAAAATGCCGCTGCGACCTTTCTTCATCGTGCAGGCCGTCTGGGTGACGTCGAGGGCGCCAGCTTTGAGCAGCCGATTCGAGCAATTCGCGATCTGTTCGCCGGTCGTATCGTCAAGATTGGTCTCCAAAACCACCACATGGTCGTGTTCGATCGAGTCGGCCGTCCCAGTCGCCGCGTTTCCGGATACTTGCCCGGCAGAAGTTTGCCCGACAAGAATGCGTAGCAAATTGGGCTGATTCTCCAGGTCCATGGTGCCCGCACCGTAGCCGATCGCATCGATTGTCATACTTGGAACCGGGCCGAATCGAGAACACAGTTCCTTGATGATCGCGGCACCCGTCGGGGTGGTCAGCTCGCGTTTAATATCGCAGGTCGCGATCGGGACGCCTCGCAAAATTTCGGCGGTCGCCGGGGCGGGGATCGACACGGTTCCGTGGTCGATCGTGATTTGCCCTGTTCCGGTAGGAATTGCCGACGCCATTGCCGAGGCAATCCCGAGTTCGGTGGTCGCGATCGCAACTCCAACAATGTCGGCAATGGAATCGATCGCACCGACTTCGTGGAAGTGAACTTTTCGCAGCGTCGTTCCGTGTACCTTCGCTTCTGCCTCGGCGACATGCCCAAAAATACGCTTGGCGAGGTCTTTGGCCGCCGGCTCGATCTCGGCGGAACCGTCGATCATGTCGTGGATGTGGTGCAGATGTCGATGGGCTTTCTCGGGCGGATGCTCGATCCTGACGTATTTGCTGCGGAAACCACACTTTTTCACGTCTTCGGCCGTGATCGAGAGTTTTGGCAAGCCCATCGATCGTAGCGACGCTTCGATCCGTTCCACCGAAGCACCAAGATCGATCAACGCGGCCAGCGTCATGTCTCCGCTGATCCCGCTCAGACAGTCAAAATAAGCCGTTTTCGTCATGGGACGTTCATCCAAGTGAAGGTAGCAAGCAAATCCGTCGAGAAGATCAGAGTAAAACGTCCCGTCAAAAGGGGAAGTCCCCCCAGATGCCGTGGCGATTGCGATTCCGGTTGCGGCCGGGAGCGACGGCATCGAATCACGGCCGACTTGGCTACGATAGATCGGCCGACTTATTTAAGCGGCGGAAGTGCCAACATTTTTGGCCGTTCAATCTGTTTAGAGAGCATTTCGGTTCGGAACGCCGTTTGCCGTTGAACCCCGCGCGGAGATCGCTATACTCTGCGACCTTCACAAACAGCATCTTGCTGTGATTTTCACTTCCGAGGACGAGGTGAGAGTCGAAAAACGACACAGAAGCGTCCGTTTATTGTTCGCCCTGGACGCGATTGACAGGAAATAGACTCATGAAAGTTGTCAGCAGTATCGGAGCTCTCAAATACCGTCACCCTGACTGCCAAGTGGTGAAACGCCGCGGTCGCGTTTACGTGATCTGCAAGAGCAATCCCAAATTTAAGGTTCGCCAAGGCGGCGCGAAGGTCAAAAAGACTCGTCGCTAAGCCGAACGGGCGGCGCCTCTGTGACTGCCCACGATTGCCAAGAATAGTCAATGCCGCGTGAGTGCTCATGCGGCATTGTTGCTGCGCCGTCATCGCGTTTGGATTGCTGGAGAGTTTGCGGCGGCTCAGCCCTGGTGACCGGTTGCCGGATAATGAGAAGAGCTCAAAGATTGCGGCTACTGCCCCGGCAACACCCAGATGTTCGGGGGCGGCTCATCGGCTGACGAACGTTAGCCCCGGTCATTGCACCGTAACCGTGGCTAACCCTCTTTTCAAAGGTTGACGAAGTAACAGCCGGAGCGGTCCGCACGCTCGTTGGCGATTCACGCTTGGGCGAGTTCCGTGATCGCCTGCGAGAGCATCTTGTCCAGCCGTACTCGGCGTTTTGTCAGCGTCGCTTGTTGTCCCAGAATTGCAATCAGCGTGCTCTGGGCTGCAGACTCGATTTGATTCTCCGCCAGTCCGTCTCGAATCGATGTGAAAAAAGCTCGCTGCTGTGAGTCGGTGCAAGCTTTAGGGTTAGCGGGACAATCGGTTTTCCAAATGAGATTGCCTTCGCGATCAAAGGCTTGTCCGTTTGAGAGGTCCAGCGTTCCCTTGGTGCCGTGAATCGACTCACCCAGTGCGTTCCAACCCCGCGCGACCCGGCGGCACTGCGATAGTAGAGTGACGTCGCCGAAGTCATACTCGACGGTTTGATGATCAAAGACTTCGGTCTGTGGGCCTTCCATCGCGGCACGAACTTCTGACCAGCCACCTTGGCCTTGTGCGGCGAGTGGCATTTTCCCGAGTGCATGGTGAATCAGGTCCAGCCCTGCGACATGCTGCTCGACTAAGAAATCACCACCTTCGGCGAGAAAATGGTTCCAATTCTTGACCCGGTAGTCCTCGATTGCGTCACCGGATTGAGGTGAGCGTTTCCGCAGCGGTCCACCATTGCAGTACGCTTTTGCAAACACCGGATCGCCAATCAGGCCTTGCCTAAGTTGTTCGATCGATTGGATGAAGCGGCGATCGTACCGACGCTGGAACCCCACGTGGACGGTGAGTGAACGCTGTCGTGCCCGTTGGGCGACGGGATTGAGTGCAACGATATCGGCAAGGTCACCCGATAGCGGCTTCTCGATAAAGAGATGTTTGCCGGCGTCGACCAGTTTCGCGATTGCATCGGCACGGCCGACCGGAGGCGTTGCCAGATAGACCACGTCTACGTCCGCCGCGAGAAGTTGGCGTTGGCAGTCTTGACCGTTGGCACGAATGCAATCGTCGGCGATTAACGCTGCGTGGCGACCTTTAAGCATTCGATACATCGATTGGGTTTGTGACCCAAAGCGGTCAGCAAGCACGGCGACTTGAAGATTGAAACCGCTCAATCCCAGGGCTGAATTGGCGAGTTCCTTCGCTCGTCGCCCGCAGCCAAGAAAGCCTATACGAATGGGCTTCGCGTCTGCTTCCAGGTGATCGTCGGCGTGGGCGCTCGTCTGGGAACTGATTCCCCCGGCAATGGCACCGCCGGCAATGATCAAGCCACCGTCTTTGATAAAGCTGCGCCGAGCAAACGGCGATGAATCTTTCGACGATGCCGATTGTTTAATTGCCATGTTGATGGAAGCTTTAGATTCGGTGGGGAAGTTGGCGAGACGCGATTGATCGGGCCGGCGGGAATGGACGGATTCGACTTTGATTCAAGATTTGGATGATCGATCAGGCGAAGGCGGACGCTATGTGCACTGCGATATTTTGTGCACTGCGATATCTTATTAAACTCGATTCGGATGACTACCGCCGTGTTTGGTCTTCAACCTAGTGCGCCTTTTAGAACAAATGCCCGGGTTCGACGAATCAGCCGACGGTCGTTCGCCACGGCTGTTGCACCGAAGCCGTCGGAAACGCCAATCCGGTGATCCCAATTTCAGATGTTGGCCAAGCACTGGGGCGATTGGAATTTGCTTTGAAATTGACGATTGATTCGAAAGTACGAAAAGGGCAGTCCACTTTTCTTTGTCACAGTTGCGATGGGGAGGGGCAGCTTTGGCGACGTGAATAGCAACGGTCGCGCAATCGTGACGACTCTCTACGCGCCTTCGCGCATCTTTTGCCGGGCTCGACTGAGCAGTGGTCCGATCGAATTTTCCGATAGGCCGACGACTTGGCTGATCTCATGGTAGGACTTGCCTTCGAGATGGTACATCCGCACGATGTTCGATTCCTGCGGATCCAATCGTTGCATTAGGCGTTCGACTTCCTCGCGATCTTCGATCCGCGTCGCTTGAGAATCAGCTTGCAGATCTGATTCTTGAACGGCGACCATGTTTCGCTGGACAAGATCGGACAGACGCCGGGCAATGACCCGACGAGCGACAACCGTCAGGTAGGTCGCTAGTGAACTATTCCGGCGGAACCGTCGCAGGACCCCGCGGTCGTTCGCTAACAGGACCAAAAAAACCTCGGCGATCAGGTCGTCGCGGACAGAATCGTCAAGCTCGATCCCTCGCGACTGTGCCGTGTGGTTGGCGACGTGAATCACCAAGCCGAGGAATCGCTCAACAAAATCTTGCCAGGCGCGCGGGGCTCCATCGATGCAACGCTGGAGCAGTATTCGATCAATCTCTGAAAGACTCACGGTGCCGGTACCAGAAGGAGAGGCTCGTCAAAAGCCCGGGGTGCTGCGTAACTCTCCGGCGAGATCCTTCGCCCAGCAGACTCCCTCTATGTTAGGTAGGCGAGGGGCAAATCGCAAGCTTTTGAGAGTGGTCAGCAGGGTGATCGGCTCCCTTCACACGGTCGGGGGGATCCGATTTTGACGGTTACGGCATCCTCAGGGGCTAACCCTCAAATCACCGCAGTCGTTCACAAGTGACCTATGTTTACTCATTAAGAAAACTAGTCGCAAAGTTCAGCCCGCTTGACCCGATGACGCACCCCAACAGCCTGCCGACCAACGGTCCAACTAGTCTCGATCCGTCTGTCGGAGGAGTTCAATCAAGCATTGCCCCCTCGCAGTACTCCTCGGCATCCCCTGACATTGGAGGAATGCTTGCAAACCTGCAATTTGCCGCACAAGCGGTCTCTGGCGAGGCCGGAGCTGACACGGGGCAGAATGAGCAAACGGTGGTTGAAAACCGTCTCGCTGCGGTGCGTCTTGGGGTCGCGACATCGCTGTATTACGCGCTGCGAGCGAAGCACGCCGCGACAGCCGCACATGGGTTGCGTGTCGCGTTATTTTGCAGCAGCTGGTCCGAGGCGATGGGGTTGGAATCGGATCATCGAGACCGGATCGAAGTTGCGGCGCTTCTTCATGACGTCGGCAAGATTGGCGTTCCCGATCGAATTCTTCGTAAGCCTGGAAAATTAACCGTCGATGAACAGCTTGCGATGGACACTTGCCCGACGCAGAGCTGTCAGATCTTGCGAGGTTGCACCGGAGATCTCGATTTGTTGGACATCGTCCGCTACGGCGGTGTGTGGTTCGACAGCCGTCGAGACGATGAGGCGCCCAGAGGCGATGCGTTACCGCTGGGTGCGCGAATGTTGTCCATCGCCGACGCGTTTGACGCGATGACGACCGAGCAGGTTTATCGTCCCGCGATGAGTCGAGACGGCGCGATCGCGGAATTGGTCCGTGGTAGTGGGACGCAATTTGATCCGACCTTGGTCAATGACTTTAGCCGCTTGCTGGAATCAAAGCCAGAAATCTTACAAGGCACAATGGTGCATCGATGGCTACAGCAACTGCGCCCCGAAGACTCGCGTGACTATTGGACCGGGGCGACTTCGTTCTCTCCTGATCGACCTCGCAAGGCTCGGGGCGAAACTGTCCGCCGAGAAACGTTGTTCAACACTCAGTTGCACAAGTCACTCAAAGACGGTGTTGCTTACACCGATAGTGAGGGATCGATCGAAATTTGGAACGCGGCGATGGAGCGGATGACCGGTTTGACATCGGACGCGATGATAGGAAAACAGTGGTCGGCCACGGCGCTTCGGATGCGCGACGCAGATCGTGAGCTGGATGACCAACTGATTTGCCCGCTTCAAGAATGCCTTGATACCGGTGAATCAGTTCGACGCAGCATGGTGATCGAAACACCAGGAAGTGATCCCCTATCGGTGCATGTCGAAGTCGCTCCGGTGGTCGGACTAAAGCCAGGATCGATCGGAACCGTGATCGTGATTCATGACCTTTCGGATCGGAAAAATCTTGAACAGCGACTTAGTTCGTTACACCGACAAACACGACTTGACCCATTGACACGTGTTTCGAACCGCGCGCACTTTGACGAAACACTGGAGCAAATGGTTGAGCAGACGGCGAAGGGAGGCCCGACGTTCTCGCTGTTGATTTGTGATATCGATCACTTTAAACGTATCAACGATACCTACGGCCACCCTGCCGGCGATGACGCACTAAAGGTATTTGCAAACATTTTGAAAGCCCATAGTCGTGACGGCGATTTGGTCGCTCGGTACGGAGGCGAAGAGTTTTTATTGTTGGCCGCCTCGTGTGACAACGCGACTGGCGCCAAACGCGCCGAAGTGATTCGTCAAGCGCTCGAACAAACCGCGGTCGAATCACTTGACGGCGAGTGCATGACGGCAAGCTTTGGAGTGACCGAATTCCAGTCTGGCGATAGCGGCGAAACCGTGCTCGCGCGTGCCGACCGCGCACTACTAAAAGCGAAGGACAACGGTCGCAACCGGGTGATCCAGTTGGGGCTTGGAAAAATGTCCGAAGTCGCCGCCGAACCTCAGCGGGGCGGTTGGTTTGATTGGCTGACCGGCAACGACGAAAGTACGTCCACGGTTGTCGATATCTTGATGCCTGTCCCGATCGATTTGGCGATCGAAAAACTGCGTGGTTTCGTTTCCGATCATCATGCCGAGATCGTCAATGTCGCCGAAAATCAGCTTTCGTTGAAAGTTACGTCGCGTCCGACGCCCGGTGGACGCCGCCGCGTCGATCATAAAATCACCTTTCATGTCGTGTTGACGCTCAGTGCCGCCCAGCAAGACGAGATGCTGTCGCAAAACGCTGACCAAGCGAGCTTCACGAAAGTCCATTTGGAAATCAAGCCGATCCGCAATCGTGACCGTCGCCGCCGCGACCTCAACGATGCCGCGAAGGAGCTGGTGGCTAGTTTCCGCTGCTATCTGATGGGCGAGCTTCTGCCAAACCGCACGTCTTGATCAACCGTGACGTAGCGATGCGACCGCAACAGTGTTGCGATCGAAAACTGTGATGGCGACGACGATCTGCTATCGTAAGGACTCCACGTCGTCTGTTTGTCGTCGCATTTTGCCCATCGCATATGGCCGATCATGTCGCTTCGCATCCCTTTGATCTGCTCGATCGCTTGGTGTCACTTCTTTGGGTTCGTTTTCGGTTGTTCGCAGTTAAATGCGGAGGATCGAACGGTTGACTTTCGGAACCAGATCCTCGCTCACTTAACCCGACATGGTTGTAACGCGGGGGCCTGCCATGGAGCTGCCTTGGGGCGTGGCGGGTTCAAGTTGTCGTTGTACGGAAGTGATCCCCCGGCTGATTATGATGCGATTGTCCGCCAAGTCGGTGGCCGCCGAATTAATCTTGCCGAACCTACGCTCAGCTTGCTGTTGCTGAAAGCGACCGAATCGGTGGAGCACACGGGTGGGTTACGATTTGACGACCAAAGTGAATCTGCTCGCTCGATTCGAGACTGGATCGCGACGGGCGCGAGTTACCGATCGAGTCGAACATTCGACCGTGTCGAAGTGAGTCCGCATCGATCGGTGGTCCGCGACGAGACACAGCAAACGCAAATCAAAGCTGTCGCGCACTTCACGGACGGTAGCACGGCCGACGTTACAAATTTGACCGTGCTCGCGGCGGAGGATCCATCGGCGGTATCGATCGATGAAGACGGGCGCGCGACGGTCCATCGTGCCGGCCGGCATGTTGTCGTAGCGCGGTACTTGAACGAGGTCGTTCCGATCGAATTGTTGCGTCCGTTTGATCAACCGTTCAAGGACTCAGCGGACACAAACGACGAGCACTTTATCGATCGCGAGATCAATGCGATGCTTGCGACGTTGCGTTTAAACGGTGAACCACCATCAGACCGTTGGGCACTACGTCGCCGCTTGAGTTTGAATTTGGTCGGACGCCTTCCCGATTTTGTTGAATTGCCAATTGGTTGTGACGATCTGACGGGCACTGATCGTGATGCGGTGGCGGCATACGTCGATGCATTGATGCAGACAGACGCGTTCGCAGATTACTGGACATTTCAACTGGCATCGTTGCTGCGAGTTCGTCAACACAATGACGATCGGCAGGCGATCGAAACCTATCATCGCTGGTTGCGGCAGCAGGTCGCTGATGGTTTTGATTACCGTGAATTCGCGACCGCTCTGATCGGCGCGCTGGGCGACTCACGAGACGTCGGTCCGGCAAATTTCTATCGAACCGCGAATGGCCCTCGTCCGATGACGGAGTTCGTTAGCGAAGTTTTTTTAGCGAGCAGGCTTCGTTGTGCCAATTGCCACGACCATCCACTCGATCACTGGACTCAGGATGATTATCACGGGATCGCAGCGATTTTTGCAAAGGTCAGTGGAGGTCGTCAGATCGGACTCAATCCACGCGGGAACGTCACTCACCCAGGCACCTTACTACCCGCGGCGATGCGTTTGCCAAACGGCGAATCGCTTTCCGATCGTGGCGCGGCTGACGGAAACTCAAGCGACCCCCGGCGTCAGTTTGCCCGATGGTTGACCTCTCCTGAGAATCCTTACTTTGCCAACGCGATCGTCAATCGGCTTTGGAAACACATGATGGGGCGGGGATTGGTGGAGCCGGTTGACGATTTTCGTGCGACCAATCCGGCAACCCATCCGCAATTGCTACGCGTGCTCGCCGCGGATTTTGTGTCTCATGGATACGACCTTCGTCGAACACTGAAACAGATTGCGATCAGTACGACTTTCGCTAGGAGCGGTCGAAAATCTGGAACGCGTTCCGATACGCAGTTCTATTCCCATCGTCTTTCGACGCCAATGTCGCCAGAAGTCCTTGCCGATGCGATTTCCGATGTCGTTGGTGTGTCCGAACCCTTTGGGCAGGTAGCCGTGGGGACGCGCGCGATTAAGTTGATCGACCCTGAGACAAGTTCAACCACACTCGATGTGCTGGGGCGTTGTGATCGAAAGAGTAGTTGCGAAGCAGAAGTTCAAACCGGAAAAAGTCTCGCGCAAAAACTGCATCTGCTCAATGGTCCGCTTCTCAATTCGAGGCTATTTGCAAAGGGAAGTCGTCTTGACACCTCGTTCAACGTTTACGCTGCGGACCCAATCGTTGATGATCTGGAGATCGTGGATCAGTTTTACCGCGTGGCCC is part of the Roseiconus lacunae genome and encodes:
- a CDS encoding efflux RND transporter periplasmic adaptor subunit, which codes for MDHDAQTNDSDEAPQKMMEDHQTITADQPRHSEPSPGPSRVAGEESGTTKATTKNNERRKRPRLDQWILFNVAIPILLLVAGVVVMKALGEASATPLPPPDTSPDAVLESLAAVTTETIVSLQSTGQQLELVIDGTVVPYQEAQISAEVAGRIVFKSNVCEAGQRVRAGDLLMRIDSTDYELEVERLTRQREQEYRALGEVDQEIINTQKSLEVARQEVRLQQQEVERQQRLSQFGSKSELDKARSSLLAATQQLLTYENQIETLRRRRSKLEASEQLAATQLKVAEVNLQRCTVNAPIDGVIVSEQADVNNFVNRGTALVIIENVTKSEVIANMRMDQLHWVIEQGNRDASTESPIADAYRGYDLPDTPAIIEYSVAGREGATQRWKGTLVSFDGVGIDPNTRTVPVRIVVDDPAHYVDADGREQTANRATTLLRGMFVSVRLQLQPTEDLVVIPARALRPGNRVWKFQPDPKVLQEAIEAAEKAAEEAAKTADGQSSSPEDKAQDTLVNDAEVAASEADAESESFDPANWIPGLVAYSQTVYPIESLRVAGEKTRDPNLAPSLQTAERYWVCEAKRSNLADGDQVVVSPLDSIPPAGLPARAEQTP
- the larC gene encoding nickel pincer cofactor biosynthesis protein LarC, with amino-acid sequence MTKTAYFDCLSGISGDMTLAALIDLGASVERIEASLRSMGLPKLSITAEDVKKCGFRSKYVRIEHPPEKAHRHLHHIHDMIDGSAEIEPAAKDLAKRIFGHVAEAEAKVHGTTLRKVHFHEVGAIDSIADIVGVAIATTELGIASAMASAIPTGTGQITIDHGTVSIPAPATAEILRGVPIATCDIKRELTTPTGAAIIKELCSRFGPVPSMTIDAIGYGAGTMDLENQPNLLRILVGQTSAGQVSGNAATGTADSIEHDHVVVLETNLDDTTGEQIANCSNRLLKAGALDVTQTACTMKKGRSGILLSVIAAPDRLASMEELIFRHTSAIGVRRRLVERDILPRREISVETPLGRVAAKAVRLPGGDERIKVESDDAFRLSEETGTTYQEIRRMAEQSFFGG
- the ykgO gene encoding type B 50S ribosomal protein L36 — protein: MKVVSSIGALKYRHPDCQVVKRRGRVYVICKSNPKFKVRQGGAKVKKTRR
- a CDS encoding Gfo/Idh/MocA family protein, which gives rise to MAIKQSASSKDSSPFARRSFIKDGGLIIAGGAIAGGISSQTSAHADDHLEADAKPIRIGFLGCGRRAKELANSALGLSGFNLQVAVLADRFGSQTQSMYRMLKGRHAALIADDCIRANGQDCQRQLLAADVDVVYLATPPVGRADAIAKLVDAGKHLFIEKPLSGDLADIVALNPVAQRARQRSLTVHVGFQRRYDRRFIQSIEQLRQGLIGDPVFAKAYCNGGPLRKRSPQSGDAIEDYRVKNWNHFLAEGGDFLVEQHVAGLDLIHHALGKMPLAAQGQGGWSEVRAAMEGPQTEVFDHQTVEYDFGDVTLLSQCRRVARGWNALGESIHGTKGTLDLSNGQAFDREGNLIWKTDCPANPKACTDSQQRAFFTSIRDGLAENQIESAAQSTLIAILGQQATLTKRRVRLDKMLSQAITELAQA
- a CDS encoding RNA polymerase sigma factor — protein: MSLSEIDRILLQRCIDGAPRAWQDFVERFLGLVIHVANHTAQSRGIELDDSVRDDLIAEVFLVLLANDRGVLRRFRRNSSLATYLTVVARRVIARRLSDLVQRNMVAVQESDLQADSQATRIEDREEVERLMQRLDPQESNIVRMYHLEGKSYHEISQVVGLSENSIGPLLSRARQKMREGA
- a CDS encoding diguanylate cyclase domain-containing protein, whose product is MTHPNSLPTNGPTSLDPSVGGVQSSIAPSQYSSASPDIGGMLANLQFAAQAVSGEAGADTGQNEQTVVENRLAAVRLGVATSLYYALRAKHAATAAHGLRVALFCSSWSEAMGLESDHRDRIEVAALLHDVGKIGVPDRILRKPGKLTVDEQLAMDTCPTQSCQILRGCTGDLDLLDIVRYGGVWFDSRRDDEAPRGDALPLGARMLSIADAFDAMTTEQVYRPAMSRDGAIAELVRGSGTQFDPTLVNDFSRLLESKPEILQGTMVHRWLQQLRPEDSRDYWTGATSFSPDRPRKARGETVRRETLFNTQLHKSLKDGVAYTDSEGSIEIWNAAMERMTGLTSDAMIGKQWSATALRMRDADRELDDQLICPLQECLDTGESVRRSMVIETPGSDPLSVHVEVAPVVGLKPGSIGTVIVIHDLSDRKNLEQRLSSLHRQTRLDPLTRVSNRAHFDETLEQMVEQTAKGGPTFSLLICDIDHFKRINDTYGHPAGDDALKVFANILKAHSRDGDLVARYGGEEFLLLAASCDNATGAKRAEVIRQALEQTAVESLDGECMTASFGVTEFQSGDSGETVLARADRALLKAKDNGRNRVIQLGLGKMSEVAAEPQRGGWFDWLTGNDESTSTVVDILMPVPIDLAIEKLRGFVSDHHAEIVNVAENQLSLKVTSRPTPGGRRRVDHKITFHVVLTLSAAQQDEMLSQNADQASFTKVHLEIKPIRNRDRRRRDLNDAAKELVASFRCYLMGELLPNRTS